One Hordeum vulgare subsp. vulgare chromosome 4H, MorexV3_pseudomolecules_assembly, whole genome shotgun sequence DNA window includes the following coding sequences:
- the LOC123449620 gene encoding 3-ketoacyl-CoA synthase 10, giving the protein MAREELSTEIVNRGVEPSGPDAGSPTFSVRVRRRLPDFLQSVNLKYVRLGYHYLLSHGVYLATIPVIVLVCGAEVGSLSRDELWRKVWDEATYDLATVLAFLAVLAFTISVYIMSRPRPIYLIDFATYKPADELKVSKAEFIDLARKSGKFDEESLAFQARLLAKSGIGDESYMPRCVFQPDANCATMKEGRAEASAAMFAALDELFDKCRVRPKDVGVLVVNCSLFNPTPSLSAMIVNHYKMRGNILSYNLGGMGCSAGVISIDLARDMLQASGAGLAVVVSTEAVSFTWYAGKRRSMLIPNAFFRAGAAAVLLSNRRRDFRRAKYQLEHVVRTHKGADDRAFRSVYQEEDEQRIKGLSISRDLVEVGGHALKTNITTLGPLVLPFSEQLLFFAGVLFRHLYPSKTSTPPPPAANGDTSAAAPYIPDFKRAFEHFCMHAASRDVLEHLQRNLGLRDADLEASRAALHRFGNTSSSSIWYELAYLEAKGRVRRGDRVWQLAFGSGFKCNSAVWRAVGRVRRPSRSPWLDCIDQYPARMDA; this is encoded by the exons ATGGCGCGGGAGGAGCTGTCGACGGAGATCGTGAACCGCGGCGTGGAGCCGTCGGGCCCGGACGCCGGGTCGCCGACCTTCTCGGTGCGCGTGCGCCGCCGGCTGCCGGACTTCCTGCAGTCGGTGAACCTCAAGTACGTGCGGCTCGGGTACCACTACCTGCTGAGCCACGGCGTGTACCTGGCCACCATCCCGGTGATCGTGCTGGTGTGCGGCGCCGAGGTGGGCAGCCTCAGCCGCGACGAGCTGTGGCGCAAGGTGTGGGACGAGGCTACCTACGACCTCGCCACCGTGCTCGCCTTCCTCGCCGTCCTCGCCTTCACCatctccgtctacatcatgtcccgCCCCAGGCCCATCTACCTCATCGACTTCGCCACTTACAAGCCCGCCGACGAACTCAAG GTCTCCAAGGCGGAGTTCATCGATCTGGCGCGCAAGTCGGGCAAGTTCGACGAGGAGAGCCTTGCGTTCCAGGCGCGGCTGCTGGCCAAGTCCGGCATCGGGGACGAGTCCTACATGCCGCGCTGCGTCTTCCAGCCCGACGCCAACTGCGCCACCATGAAGGAAGGCCGCGCCGAGGCCTCCGCCGCCATGTTCGCCGCGCTCGACGAGCTCTTCGACAAGTGCCGCGTCCGCCCCAAGGACGTCGGCGTCCTCGTCGTCAACTGCAGCCTCTTCAACCCCACGCCCTCGCTCTCCGCCATGATCGTCAACCACTACAAGATGCGCGGCAACATCCTCAGCTACAACCTCGGCGGCATGGGCTGCAGCGCCGGGGTCATCTCCATCGACCTCGCCCGCGACATGCTCCAGGCCAGCGGCGCCgggctcgccgtcgtcgtcagcACCGAGGCGGTGTCCTTCACCTGGTACGCCGGGAAGCGCCGCTCCATGCTCATCCCCAACGCCTTCTTCCGCGCGGGCGCGGCCGCCGTGCTGCTGTCCAACCGCCGCAGGGACTTCCGCCGCGCCAAGTACCAGCTGGAGCACGTGGTGCGCACGCACAAGGGCGCCGACGACCGCGCCTTCCGGTCCGTGTAccaggaggaggacgagcagcgGATCAAGGGCCTGTCCATCAGCCGCGACCTGGTGGAGGTGGGCGGCCACGCGCTCAAGACCAACATCACCACCCTGGGCCCGCTGGTGCTCCCCTTCTCGGAGCAactgctcttcttcgccggcgtgcTGTTCCGCCACCTGTACCCGTCCAAGAcgtccaccccgccgccgccggccgccaacGGGGACACCTCGGCCGCCGCGCCCTACATCCCGGACTTCAAGCGCGCGTTCGAGCACTTCTGCATGCACGCGGCCAGCCGCGACGTGCTGGAGCACCTGCAGCGCAACCTGGGGCTCCGCGACGCCGACCTGGAGGCCTCCCGCGCCGCGCTGCACCGCTtcggcaacacctccagcagcagcatCTGGTACGAGCTGGCATACCTGGAGGCCAAGGGTCGCGTCCGCCGCGGTGACCGCGTGTGGCAGCTCGCCTTCGGCTCCGGGTTCAAGTGCAACAGCGCCGTGTGGCGCGCCGTCGGACGCGTGCGCCGCCCGTCCAGGAGCCCCTGGCTGGACTGCATCGACCAGTACCCGGCGCGCATGGACGCCTGA